In Methanoregula sp., the sequence GCAGGTGCAAGGTCCGTATTGATCCTCCGCAACCGGTGATATTCTATCATCTTCGCAAGATCATCCGGATTTGCGATAAAATCTACCCAGCGTTTTTTTCCTTCGATCTTATCCTTACGACCCCCTGAAAATTTTTCAAACTCCCGGTTGATCATGGTGATGATGGTATCCTCTTCGCTGATGAGTAACGGGTTTCCGCTGTTCTCAAAGATCGCCCTGTATTTTATTTCTGACTGTTTCAGGGCTTCCTCCGCCTGCATATGTTCGGTGATATCCCAGAATATGCCGAAAATACCTACGACATTCGCCTCTGAATCCTTTACCGGCGTTTTGATAGTATTGACCCAACGTACAACCCCGTCCTGCAGGTATTGCTCGACGATCTCCTCGGTCTGACCGGTTGACATCAGCCGCTTATCATCAGCACGATATTTTTCTGCAAGTTCTTTGGGAAAGAAATCATAATCGGTCTTCCCTGCAATCATTTCCTGATCTATCTTTAAGTCTGCTGCAAAATTCTTGTTGCAGGAAATAAAAGTGGAATTCCGGTCTTTGAGGAATATCTTCTGCGGGATGTTCTCAACAAGCGTCCGGTACTTGTGTTCGCTCTCCCGCAGAGCAGTCTCTGTCCGTTTGAGTTCGGCCACGTTCTGTTCCAGGCCTTCCAGCGTCTGCCGCAACTTCGTGGTCATCTCGTTAAAGGCGCGAGCCAGCACACCGACCTCATCTTCGGTCAGGACCGGTGCGCTCAGGCTCAGGTCACCATTGGTCACTTTACAGGCAGTGTCAGTGATCGCAAGAATCGGCCGGGTAATCTGGCGTGCCAGCAGGTACATCCCGACAGCCAGCAGTACTGACAGGATCATTCCCAGTGCAAAGATTGTCCAGGCCAGCTGACGGGCCGGTGCAAACGCCTCTTCCTGGCTCATCTCGGCGATCAGGGCCACTTCCTGTTCATTATTCCAGCGGTAAACCCCGATTACCGGAATTCCCGCATAATTCCGGTAAAGCCCGGTCCCCTGCCCACCCAGTAATGCAGTGTCAATACCTTCAGAATAAACCTTACCCGCAGAGAGCCCCTGTTTCGGGAGAGAGGTTTCTGAGATAATCGTATGGGATCGGTCTACCAGGTATGTTTCACCGCTCGTACCAAGGCCGGTGCGTTCCAGGATGATTCGGTCAATCCTTGCCAACGAAAGATGGGATGCGAGCACCCCGATACGCCGCCCCTGGGGATCAAATATCGGTGTAACGATAGTGATGATCGGCCTGCCGGTAAGGGATGAGACATATACATTCTGCACAAATGTCTTTGACTGACCTTCGGAAAAGAACGGGGCACTGGCAAGCGACTGCCCTTCAATGGTTTTGTCAGTCGACACGACTACGGTACCATTCATGTCGAGTATTAACAACTCTTCTGAGTACGAGTTCCGGGTCACCACAAGATTCAGGTATTCCGAAAGGCTCGTATAGGCTATTTTATGCTTCGGATCTGACCCTGAGGTAGAGAGCAGCGTTCCGGTCTGCTCCCGCACTGCCGGCATCCATGCGATCATGACCGCATTCTGGAGCTGGTCGTCCACCCAGTGGTCAAACCCGTCTTCCTTCAACGTGGAGACTGCCTCAAGCCGGTCGAAAACAGACTGTTTCAGGGCTCCCGTGGCCTGAACGTAAGCAAAAAAACCCACCAGGCTGACGATGACCAGGGACAACAAAAGGAACGAGCAGACAAGTCGTGTTGTCAGGCTCTTTTTCAGGAATGTGAGTGGCATCTTCCACACTCGCTATGGGGGAAACTGTCCCAGAGCGCTGATATTGAATTTGCCCGCCTCTGTTGAGCGATCCTGTCCATAGTACTGCTGCGAGAGTTTTTGCAGGGTGCCGTCGCTATGCTGCTGCCGTATGATCCCGGTCACGGTATTAACAAAAGATGCCGGGTCCCTGCTGCTCTTTTTGTCTACCGCTGCGGCCACATACCCATAAAAGGCTGGCTTATTGAGCGGTCTGATGGGGATGCCATTTTTAATCGCGTCCTGACCCATGGGCAGGTTTGTCAGTACCGCATCCAGTTTGACGCCATCTCCTGCGGCTAGATCTGATAGGGCATTAGCCTCATTATCATATGCCACAATACTAGCATTTTTGACCGCAAAGTCAATCGTCTGTCCGGGCAGTTCAAGCGTGCCCTGCAGGTACCGTTCGAGAATGCAGCCTGCGCATACACCCACCCGTTTTCCCGAAAGATCGCTGATCTCTGAAAAGGCAGAATTGTTCTTGTGCACAAACATGACCACCGGGCCGGCATAGTACGGCTGGGTAAAGTACAGCGCCTTCATACGGTCAGATGTGATAGTCAGAGATCCGACATGTATGTCCCAACCCTCGGCCCAGCTACCGCTTATGATCTGTGTCCTCGTAGGCATGACAAAGCAGGGCTCGACACCAAGCTGCCGGGCAATCTCTTCTGCCACCGCCACATTATAGCCGGTCACCTGGTTGGCAGTGTACTCGGTTGGAGCGCATTTGGTACCCGCAGTGCGGCTGGCACCGGGGACAAGGTCTGAATTAGGGGGATATGCCGAATCGGTAGCGATAACAATCCTGCCCCGTGCCAGGATCTCGGCGAGCTTATCAGTCTGCGAAGCAGGAGAAGGATCCGGTTGCGGGGGGATGATCAACGTCATCAGTACAATGCTGCCTATACCCAGAAGCAGGATGATTCCGGCGATGTAATACCACCGGTTAGACATGGTACACCTCATAAGTCACTGGTAGACAGATAATCCTGTTCCCGCGGAAAATAATGCGGCCCGATGCATCGTTTTGGTCAAAGTTACGAGATACATATA encodes:
- a CDS encoding PAS domain S-box protein — translated: MPLTFLKKSLTTRLVCSFLLLSLVIVSLVGFFAYVQATGALKQSVFDRLEAVSTLKEDGFDHWVDDQLQNAVMIAWMPAVREQTGTLLSTSGSDPKHKIAYTSLSEYLNLVVTRNSYSEELLILDMNGTVVVSTDKTIEGQSLASAPFFSEGQSKTFVQNVYVSSLTGRPIITIVTPIFDPQGRRIGVLASHLSLARIDRIILERTGLGTSGETYLVDRSHTIISETSLPKQGLSAGKVYSEGIDTALLGGQGTGLYRNYAGIPVIGVYRWNNEQEVALIAEMSQEEAFAPARQLAWTIFALGMILSVLLAVGMYLLARQITRPILAITDTACKVTNGDLSLSAPVLTEDEVGVLARAFNEMTTKLRQTLEGLEQNVAELKRTETALRESEHKYRTLVENIPQKIFLKDRNSTFISCNKNFAADLKIDQEMIAGKTDYDFFPKELAEKYRADDKRLMSTGQTEEIVEQYLQDGVVRWVNTIKTPVKDSEANVVGIFGIFWDITEHMQAEEALKQSEIKYRAIFENSGNPLLISEEDTIITMINREFEKFSGGRKDKIEGKKRWVDFIANPDDLAKMIEYHRLRRINTDLAPASYESHVVNKTGEVKDIIVMTSVIPGTRQSLIAFIDITERKKSEKELHKLYNELEIRVEERTAELRQVQEAYYQANKKLNLMSSITRHDILNQLTALQGCVQIMSEALTDQKYKKLIELAERASTTIFNQISLTKEYQEIGIKSPKWQNVGDLITHTSQSLAFARIVKDPLIDKLEVFVDPLFERVVYTLIENTQRHGMHATEVRFSCKNTDSRLVIFYEDNGIGIRNEDKEHLFERGFGKHTGFGLFLSHEILAITGITIRETGEPGQGVRFEITVPEGAYRFCG
- a CDS encoding transporter substrate-binding domain-containing protein yields the protein MSNRWYYIAGIILLLGIGSIVLMTLIIPPQPDPSPASQTDKLAEILARGRIVIATDSAYPPNSDLVPGASRTAGTKCAPTEYTANQVTGYNVAVAEEIARQLGVEPCFVMPTRTQIISGSWAEGWDIHVGSLTITSDRMKALYFTQPYYAGPVVMFVHKNNSAFSEISDLSGKRVGVCAGCILERYLQGTLELPGQTIDFAVKNASIVAYDNEANALSDLAAGDGVKLDAVLTNLPMGQDAIKNGIPIRPLNKPAFYGYVAAAVDKKSSRDPASFVNTVTGIIRQQHSDGTLQKLSQQYYGQDRSTEAGKFNISALGQFPP